In the genome of Tsukamurella tyrosinosolvens, one region contains:
- a CDS encoding MlaD family protein, with the protein MTTRWPAPVTGMMTPGPVLLRRGLATILVVLLAAAAFWAVRAIVTVPPKTLTLVVRSVAPGVAPGTAVEMDGLRIGEVSDIVDRGAGRLGVAMRLNGAADDLVTDAVRVAFAPGNTFGITVVSLTPGRGGRTLAEGSSWEPISTPDDATMASLLRSLSTMERESFRPHMAQLIAQMDTTTRQFLPFLGAVGAIAEANADTQRIPTGETLPTIATTLGALDTSVKRMLPGLRALWSWTGPDTPGYPERQKGTIDAFAYDFSPALAALLSAPNVAALTEVLVPVRELSTRAVSSFPDAARNGRQLEELIERIRRSMPDNGSGPVLNLDVTFQQFPAIASLLPPVPQFSVTPPGKPAPGKPGPGAAATSTAPSAPKPTGAPSTSTAAPTTTRGR; encoded by the coding sequence ATGACGACGCGCTGGCCCGCGCCCGTGACGGGCATGATGACGCCCGGCCCGGTACTGCTGCGCCGCGGCCTCGCCACGATCCTGGTGGTGCTCCTCGCCGCGGCCGCGTTCTGGGCGGTCCGCGCGATCGTCACCGTCCCGCCGAAGACCCTGACCCTCGTGGTGCGCAGCGTCGCGCCCGGTGTCGCGCCCGGCACCGCCGTCGAGATGGACGGCCTGCGGATCGGCGAGGTCAGCGACATCGTCGACCGCGGCGCCGGCCGACTCGGCGTGGCGATGCGGCTCAACGGCGCCGCCGACGACCTCGTGACCGACGCCGTGCGGGTCGCCTTCGCGCCCGGCAACACCTTCGGCATCACGGTGGTCTCGCTGACCCCCGGCCGGGGCGGCCGGACCCTCGCCGAGGGCTCCTCCTGGGAACCGATCTCGACGCCCGACGACGCGACGATGGCCTCCCTGCTCCGCTCGCTCAGCACCATGGAGCGGGAGAGCTTCCGGCCCCACATGGCGCAGCTCATCGCCCAGATGGACACCACCACCCGCCAGTTCCTGCCCTTCCTCGGCGCCGTCGGCGCCATCGCGGAGGCCAACGCCGACACCCAGCGGATCCCCACCGGCGAGACTCTGCCGACGATCGCGACCACACTCGGCGCCCTCGACACGTCGGTCAAGCGGATGCTCCCCGGGCTCCGCGCGCTGTGGTCCTGGACCGGCCCCGACACTCCGGGCTACCCCGAGCGGCAGAAGGGGACCATCGACGCGTTCGCCTACGACTTCTCGCCCGCGCTCGCCGCCCTGCTGAGCGCGCCCAACGTCGCGGCGCTCACCGAGGTGCTGGTGCCGGTCCGCGAGCTCTCCACCCGGGCGGTCTCGAGCTTCCCCGACGCCGCCCGCAACGGCCGTCAGCTCGAGGAACTCATCGAGCGGATCCGGCGATCCATGCCGGACAACGGATCCGGCCCCGTCCTCAACCTCGACGTCACGTTCCAGCAGTTCCCCGCGATCGCCTCCCTGCTGCCGCCGGTGCCGCAGTTCTCCGTGACTCCACCCGGCAAGCCCGCACCCGGCAAGCCCGGACCGGGGGCGGCCGCGACGTCCACCGCCCCGTCCGCGCCGAAGCCCACGGGCGCACCGTCGACCTCCACCGCCGCGCCGACCACGACGAGGGGCCGCTGA
- a CDS encoding MlaD family protein, with protein MRTARNPGTLLLIFVVLIAVGAAFTVRALTRPAEAAQASYTAEFTNASGLRSGDDVRLLGVQVGKVRDVTLDQDDTARGSLARVAFTVDRDQRLTTATTLSIRFQNLTGLRYLELSPSDARAEAIAPDSTIGTTRTVPSFDVTTIFNGLQPVLASMQPDQINHLAQSIAAVVEGDGSGLGPLLDALQTLSRFSNDRSALLQTLVRNLKAINDSLGGKSGSLPTVIGYLQGIGEVMRNAAPSTKVLSDQGAELMTAADALLRGAGLQPAGSSLLELARPELPRLQSLVDLAALLPGLFANLTQQQVPSAGGDTGCSRGEAQLPAGVLVFLRGSKVTLCKR; from the coding sequence GTGCGCACAGCCCGCAATCCCGGAACCCTGCTGCTGATCTTCGTCGTCCTGATCGCGGTCGGCGCGGCCTTCACCGTGCGCGCGCTCACCCGCCCCGCCGAGGCCGCGCAAGCGTCGTACACCGCCGAGTTCACCAACGCCTCCGGGCTCCGCTCCGGCGACGATGTGCGGCTGCTCGGCGTCCAGGTGGGCAAGGTCCGCGACGTCACGCTCGACCAGGACGACACCGCGCGCGGCTCGCTCGCCCGGGTCGCGTTCACCGTCGACCGCGACCAGCGGCTCACCACCGCCACCACGCTGTCCATCCGGTTCCAGAACCTCACCGGCCTCCGCTATCTCGAGCTCTCCCCGAGCGACGCCCGGGCCGAGGCGATCGCCCCGGACTCCACGATCGGCACGACCCGGACGGTGCCGTCCTTCGACGTCACGACGATCTTCAACGGCCTGCAGCCCGTGCTCGCCTCGATGCAGCCCGATCAGATCAACCACCTCGCGCAGTCCATCGCGGCCGTCGTCGAGGGCGACGGTTCCGGGCTCGGTCCCCTGCTCGACGCCCTCCAGACGCTGAGCCGGTTCAGCAACGACCGCTCGGCACTGCTGCAGACACTGGTCCGCAACCTCAAGGCGATCAACGACAGCCTCGGCGGCAAGTCGGGGAGCCTGCCGACCGTGATCGGCTACCTCCAGGGCATCGGCGAGGTCATGCGCAACGCCGCGCCGTCGACGAAGGTCCTCTCCGACCAGGGCGCCGAGCTCATGACCGCGGCCGACGCCCTGCTCCGCGGCGCGGGCCTGCAGCCCGCCGGCAGCTCGCTGCTCGAACTCGCCCGACCCGAACTGCCCCGGCTGCAGAGCCTCGTCGACCTCGCCGCCCTCCTGCCCGGGCTGTTCGCGAACCTCACGCAGCAGCAGGTCCCCTCCGCGGGCGGCGACACCGGCTGCAGCCGCGGCGAGGCCCAACTGCCCGCCGGCGTCCTGGTCTTCCTCCGAGGATCGAAGGTGACGCTGTGCAAGCGCTGA